The segment GTGCCAAGGGTTATGAGGGCCATGATTGTGCCATTAACACCGATGACTGCGCCATGTTCCCTTGCCAGAATGGCGGCACTTGTTTGGATGGTATAGGCGATTACACGTGCTTGTGTGTGGATGGTTTTGATGGTAAACACTGTGAAACTGATATCAATGAGTGTTTAAGTATGCCTTGCCAAAATGGAGCCACGTGTCGACAGTATGTTAACTCCTATACTTGCACTTGTCCCTTGGGTTTTTCGGGCATTAATTGTCAAACCAATGACGAGGATTGTACGGAAAGTTCCTGTATGAATGGCGGCACTTGTATTGACGGCATTAATAGCTATAACTGTTCCTGTTTACCTGGCTATACCGGCTCGAATTGCCAGTACAAGATTAATAAATGTGACTCCCAGCCTTGCCAAAATGGCGCTACTTGTCATGAGAATGGAGATGAATACACTTGTCATTGCTCGTATGGTTATACCGGCAAACAATGTACCGATTATGTTGACTGGTGCACAAAATCACCATGTGAGAATGGTGCCACATGTACCCaagttaaaaatcaatttagcTGTCGTTGTGCTCCTGGTTGGACTGGTAAACTATGTGATGTAGAAATGGTTTCTTGTAGTGATGCGGCCATACGTAAGGGAGTGTCTTTGGAACAGCTGTGTAACAATGGTACTTGTAAGGAACATGGTAATATCCATAGATGTTATTGTAAACAGGGCTATACGGGCAGTTATTGTCAGCAGGAAATCAATGAATGTGAATCTCAACCTTGTCTTAATAGTGGTACTTGTCGTGACTTAATCGGTTCTTATGCCTGTGTTTGTCGCAAAGGTTTCCAGGGGCAAAATTGTGAATTGAATATCGACGATTGCTCTCCCAATCCCTGTCAAAATGGGGGTACTTGCCATGATTTGGTGAATACCTTTAGCTGTTCATGTCCTCCCGGCACGGCTGGTTTAATCTGCGAAGTAAACGAAAACGATTGCAAGCGTGGCTCCTGCCACAACAATGGTACTTGTATAGATCGTGTAGGTGGCTTTGAATGTGCCTGTCCTCCCGGCTTTGTAGGCTCTCGCTGCGAGGGTGATATCAATGAATGTCTCTCGAATCCCTGTTCGAATGCAGGTACCTTAGATTGTGTACAATTGGTTAATAACTATCACTGCAATTGTAAGCCCGGCTATATGGGTAGACATTGTGAAAATAAGGTGGATTTCTGTGCCAACTCGCCCTGTCAAAATGGTGGTATTTGTTCGCCCAAGCAGGGTGGTCACCACTGTCTATGCACCGAAGGATTTTATGGTAAAAATTGCGAATTTTCGGGTCATGATTGCGATTCAAATCCTTGCCAAGCTGGTGCTTGTATAATAGATGATGGTGGTGGTTACCGATGTGAATGTCCGCGTGGTACAGAAGGTCGCCATTGTGAACGTGATACCATGGATGAATGTACTCCAAATCCCTGCCTACAAGGCGCTGCTTGTGACAATCTTCTGGGCGACTTTGTTTGTCTTTGTCCCCGCAAATGGTCGGGTAAACGTTGTGAAAGTTACGATCCCAATTACCCCGGCTGGGAAAATGACCCTTCAAGAGGAGCTTCCGAAAAATATGCCAAGGATTTGGAATACCAAAGAGCCATGTGTGTTAAAAGGGGATGTGAGCAAAAGAAGGGCAATCATGTCTGTGATCCAGAGTGCAACACCTATGCCTGTAACTTTGATGGTAATGACTGTTCGCTGGGCATTAATCCTTGGGTGAATTGTACTGCTCCCATACAATGTTGGCGTGTTTTTATGGATGGCAAATGTAATGAGGATTGCAACAATGCCGCTTGTCTGTTCGATGGCAGAGATTGTGAAAAGAAACTGCAACCATGTAATCCCGTCTATGATGCCTATTGTCAAAAGCACTACGCCAATGGTTTCTGTGATTATGGCTGCAACAATGCCGAGTGCAACTGGGATGGTTTGGATTGCGAGAATTCAGCCGAAGCTCCTAATCTGGCAGATGGGGCCATTTCCGTTATAGTGCTAATGGATTTGAAACAATTCCGCGAACAGCAAGTAGTGTTCCTAAGAGAAATGGGTCATCATTTGAGGACTACAGTTCGCATTAAAAAAGATTCCATGGGTAATGATATGATTTTCTCTTGGAAGGGCACACAACCTATCAATGACATACAAAATACCGAATTTGGTcgcaaaaataaaatcttattctCGGAGCGTATAGGCCAAACGGGTATACAAGTTTATCTGGAAATAGATAATCGCAAATGTACTGAATGTTTCTATAGCGCTTCGGAGGCGGCAGAGTTTTTGGCAGCCACTGCTTCAAAGTATACATTGTCAGCGAAATTCCCCATATACAGTGTAAGAGGTGTCACAAATCCCGGGGAGGATGTTATGGATTCACCCACAAATGTTAAATATGTCACCTTAGGTATTATACTCGTAGTGTTGGCTTTCGCCCTATTTGGAGTGTTGGTAACGACACAACGTAAGAGAGCTGCTGGCATAACATGGTTCCCCGAAGGCTTCCGCACTCCAACCATCAATCCTCAACGTAGACGTCGTGATCCTACCGgacaagaaatgagaaatctCAACAAAAACCCCTCAATGGCATGTATGAGTAATGATGTTAATATGAATTCCGGACACATGGGACATGCCCCGCAATGGTCAGATGATGAGTCAGATGTACCGCAACCCAAACGTTTACGCAATGATCATGGTGGTTATGCCAGTGATCATACAATGGTCACCGATTACGAAGAAGCTGACAATCGAGTATGGTCTCAGGCCCACTTGGATGTGGCCGATGTAAGATCCTCAATTATGACTCCACCGGCTCATCAAGATGGCAAACATGAGGTCGATGTTAGAGGCCCTTGTGGCATGACTCCTCTAATGGTAGCTGCAGTACGTGGTGGTGGAATAGACACTGGTGAGGATATTGAACAATCCGAAGATGCTACTGCACAGGTTATTTCTGATCTCCTGGCTCAAGGAGCCGAACTTAATGCCACAATGGATAAGACAGGAGAAACTTCATTGCATTTAGCGGCACGTTATGCCAGAGCTGATGCGGCCAAACGTTTGCTAGATGCTGGTGCCGATGCTAATTGCCAAGATAATACCGGTCGTACTCCTTTGCATGCAGCAGTAGCTGCCGATGCCATGGGTGTTTTCCAGATACTTTTGCGTAACCGAGCCACTAACTTAAATGCACGCATGCATGATGGTACCACTCCCTTGATCTTAGCTGCTAGATTGGCAATTGAAGGCATGGTAGAGGACTTGATCACAGCTGATGCCGATATAAATGCTGCTGATAACTCGGGCAAAACGGCTCTTCACTGGGCTGCTGCTGTCAACAATACCGAGGCTGTTAACATATTGCTGATGCACCATGCTAATCGTGATGCCCAAGATGACAAAGACGAAACACCACTCTTTCTGGCAGCCCGCGAAGGTTCTTACGAAGCTTGCAAGGCCTTATTGGATAACTTTGCTAATCGCGAAATCACTGATCACATGGATCGTTTGCCCCGTGATGTGGCCTCAGAACGCCTGCACCATGATATTGTACGCCTGCTCGATGAACATGTACCACGATCACCTCAAATGATAGCTATTGCACCACAAACTATGATTGCTTCACCACCACCGGGAAGTCAACCTCAAATGATAACACAACCCACGGTAATAGCATCTGGCAAACAACCCTCTAAAGCAGCACAAGCTAAGGCAGCAAAAAAAGCCAAACTCTTGGAAGGAAGTCCAGATGGTCTACTCGACAACGGCGGCAGTTTGAGACGTAAGCCGAGTTCAAAAAAGGGTTTAGGACAGGCTTCAAAAAAGggaagcagcaacaacaacagcaacagcctTACGGCATCACAGCTGCTGAATGGCTTGGCTGGTGGCCAGACGGTGGTGCAAAACCCCGGCTCGGTGGAGAATCAACAGCAGCAATTGCTGGATGCAGCACTCAATTCAGTGGACTCACCACCACCCACGGCCCTAACAAGTCAACCGAGTCCCTACGATACAACATCGATGTACTCGAACGCCATGACGGGCGGTGGTCAGGGAAACCAACATCACAACGATCTGCTGGGGAACAACAATGTAAAGCACCCGCCGAGCTATGAGGATTGCGTTAAGGTAAGTTTTAAGAATGTTGAGGTAATATTATGGTTATATTAAATGCATGTATTACTCTTTGCAGAACGCTCAGTCCATGCAGTCGCTGGTGCCGCAACAAAGCCACGATAtgataaaaatggaaaattatggTTATTCCATGGGTTCGCCCTTTCATCAGGAACTGATGAATGGCAATCAGAATGGTAACAATGGTTTAAACGGCAACAATATGATGGGTGGCCATGAGCAAGGTCTCAGTCCACCCTATTCCAATCAATCGCCACCACATTCCGTACAATCGAATATGGCATTATCACCTCATGCTTATTTGGGTAAGTTTTGAATAAGAAAGAATTTTAGGAATAGTTTAACAATTTCATTCAATATGCATATAGGTTCTCCCTCTCCTGCCAAGTCACGGCCCAGTTTGCCCACATCACCTACACATATGCAGGCCATGAGACATGCCACGCATCAAAAGCAATTCTGTGGCAATAACTTGAATACATTGTTGGGTGGAAGCGGTGCTTCTGCGCTACAATCACAAAACTCACCCAACAGCATGAATTTCCAAACTCCTAGCAGTCAAAATTCACCAGTTAGTTTGGGCATTATTTCGCCCACTGGTAGTGATATGGGCATTATGATGGCCGCcaatcaacagcagcagcaacagcaacagttgcaacagcagcaacaacaacaacagcagcagcaacaaaacaagAATAGTGCAATAATGCAATCaatgcagcaacaacaacaacagcaaatggGTGGTAATAATAATGGAGGTCCGGGAATGGATTTCAGTTCAGCAGGCTTGGACTTGAATAGTTTTTGTGGATCACCGGGTAAGTTTTAACaactaaaaatttctttaacataataatttattattttattttccttgcCTTACAGACTCATTTCACTCGGGTCAAATGAATCCCCCCTCCATACAAAGTTCAATGTCAGCCTCATCGCCCTCGACCGCCAACATGTTATCACCATCATCACAACACAATCAGGCCTTTTATCAGTACCTGACACCACCCAGCCAACACTCGGGCAGCCACACACCACAACACATGGTCCAAACTCTAGACAGTTATCCCACACCATCACCCGAATCGCCCGGCCACTGGTCAAGTTCATCGCCCCGATCCGACTGGTCAGAAGGTGTACAATCGCCGGCTGCCAATAATCTCTATATTTCAGGTGGTCATCAGGCCAACAAGGGTTCAGAGGCGATTTACATTTGACAATGAATGAAAAAAGAGAGTTAAAACGAAAAGCTCTCTGTGTAGTTAAGAGAATTATGAAGCATCATGTTTTATTGATGCTTTAAAAATGCTAAATGCAAAGAgacttatataaatatacataataatatattattaatatttaggtgaatatttaacgaaaacaacaacaaaagcccaacaaataaaacgaaattttaaacTGTGCTTAGTTTGTAagtgaaacaaaacaaaacaaaaaaaaaagagaacacTTGTGTCTGTTTTAAAAACAGACTCAAGGGCTGCTAAGTTAAAAAAAGCCATATTTTTAAGCTTAACACATAAATGCATACGAAACAATCAAATAAGATTGTATTAGATGAAAAATAAAGGAAGTAAGATCATTAACAAAAATacgatttgtataaaagtataaattataaaatcagCTTAAAGAAATGAAACTCATTTTGAGAATCTCCAAACACCcccccaaaaagaaaaaaaaaagaaacagaacagaatatgaaatatgaaaatctcttatttaaaaatataacaagaattctttttaatttaaatagtagatttttagtatttaaagcatttttttctcatttatgtaatgtataaactttaaattaggCTCTTAAGGGAAGGCAAAATAAGGACATATTAggaaatttaagcaattttatttGACATTAATTGTAAAGCATTAGGGATGACAAGCAAAATTCAAACTTAACTGACTTATTCACAAACATTTATagaaggtttatagaacaaattctgtatgaaaattttatttataaacctttgataaaactttatgaataagaccctaAATGTTTAGCAATAGCTTTAAAAGCGTAATGTTTTCTTTGGGCCAATCACTCTTAGCTTTTTACTCATGATCTCGAGTAATTTCGCTTTAATATTAACTGTTCTTTTTATGCCGATCACTGTTAGAGAGATTGACAAAGCTTTTTTGCtgtatttttgtaacaaatttgtGATGCCTTGCTAATATTTCGCTTTAATCTTTTTGGaggaaatatagaaaaataaaataaatctgtaATAATGAACTAAGGGTGGGTTTTAGTGATAAAGATTGTCTTCATTCTTtgattaaacctggtttaatatatgttttgagtTTTTCAGTAATTAGTAAAGTTTCTTATTATCTAAGTTTAATTGAGTGTAAGTTGTAAGTGAAAacacacaatcaacaaaaacaataaaataatgaattcgtaagaagaaaaactttatattttaagtaaatagtaatttgtatattttttctaaaattttgcatttttcaaaAGTGATATgtgcaaaaaaacagctgttcattgtttatgtttttgacggaaaagttggcaatactaataaAGTTATCTTATCCTAGaaccataactgaaaaacacaatcatggGTAAAAGCTctcctaaatttgttccgagtttaatttatcgacaagttaagcctagtttaagaAACCCgtctgaaaaacacaatcatgggttaaagtccgcctaaatttgttccgagtttaatttaagcctagtttaactgaaaaGTAAGAAACCTGCCCTTAAAGGCCTATTATGTTCTTAATTTTAACTTCCCCTCTTGTCCTTAGTTGTGTTTATACATTGCTCTCAACTTCTCAGAAATTCctcaagcaaaaacaaaaattgtatattcgttttattattttaattaaactttcaattaagctttaaactataaaaattattaaaatatatttctaacaaACTGTAGAAgacaaattcttaattttaaaacttttctttagttttgtaATGCCagtactttttaattaatttttttttcataaaaattaaataaaaatgacttttatttgtaattttgttttagtgaaaagtttaattatagaaaaaataaaaacacttacaatttagtttaatatattatgttaaatttaaagttaactgtttttttttattattttattaattttttagttattaataaTTCTGAACTAATGCttccaatttttaaagattttttttttgttaaattacttaaatttaaacttgAGGTCTTTATTAAAATGCCAGtaaataacaagaaataaacaatcctaattatttttttttttatttagcatataatttatttttttaaataaataattataattgtaaaacgaagaaaaagaagcattttattatttcattaattatgtttttttttaaagaataatattttcatatgtaAAAAGTATCTCAAAAAATCAATCCAttagttttaacttaaaataaatttttattaattataagttactttaaaaaaataaaatactaaaagccttttaacaaaaaaaaaaaaaaaaacaaacaaaaaaattttaattgtattttttttatgtgtgtattgtacattgtaaaatttttatcctAATTCCCggttttatatagttttatgaaatattttatatattaagctttataaaaaaaacaatctctttttttttaaacataatttacatttttagttttacttAACAATTAAGTGCtaaaattcttattattattaaagcagtaatttaatatattttttttaattaagttaaaaaattattttttttaaaattacattttatcataatatataCATAACTTTTATTTATGCTGTATTCAATaatagttttcttattttttttttaaattacataaaataattatttccttACACAGCcgttaaattcaattttagtttgtatgtattttaattcaACTTGTTCTCtcgttaaaatgtaaaattttcttttatacaatATATCATTTTTGTTCTTTCTTTCCTTAAATATCCTCTAAATTGAACAACTCTCTgtctatatatatacatatttttttgcgcTTTATTatgcttatttttatattataaataataattttttttatacatacaacaaaacaatattttttgtacagTATATGAAATGAAAACGATATAtactgtaaaaataaaaatacaatattataattgttaaaaaaaaaaataaaattgtggttttttatttataaaatttgtacgTATTCTGGCGGGCTTCAGATGAAGTGTGTAATATCAgactgattttttttgttacagttttttactaggaaataaattaaaatatccccTTTTTATTGTTGAGTACTCAGGGCGGGTTTTtgagataaagataatctacattctttctttaaacctagtttaatacatgttttgtgtttttcagtaaacagtaacgttacttaggGCGGgcttcttactcatcagttaaactaggcttaacttgctgttagattaaactcggaacaaattattgttttattgtttttgttaattgtgttttctcacttataacttgagtgttattggccaattacactcagttaaactaagataataagggcgagtttttctgataaagataatcttcattctttggttaaacctggtttaatatatatttcgagtttttcagttatcagtaaagttatatattatcttagtttaactgagtgtaattggccaattaaacttaagttataggtgagaaaacacaattagtaaaaaacaataaaacaatgatttcgaaagaacaaaaacttaatattttaagtaaattgcaattttctgatttgttttgttttatttattattgttttaaatacttatttaacatttttccaaaattttccattttacaaaactattgtttgcaaaaaacagctgttcattgtttatgtttttgagtgaagagttggcaatactaacaaagttaactgaacttaaatccaaaactgaaaaacacaattatcggttaaagtccacctaaatttgtttcgagtttaatctaacagaaaccaatggaggtggtttaaatttgaacaacaaatgcaaaagtgtaaacagctgatgcaaaaaaaaataatagtgacgttttttgttgttttgtatagGGGATTAACATCggaatcaatttgttttaagatTAACTAATCTTTCCTATTGGTCATAGgagtatttttctataaatctaCTCACTACTCCCAGATTTAAACTAGCCAGTTCACGAAATTAAGGATATTCTTTTTAACTGCATGTAGAATGCTAATTTGCAAGCTACcggagcaacaacaacaaaacccaCAAGCAGCCGGTCCAAGCTGGTTGCTTGTAAAACCCAGCGCTCCCATAAAACCTTCAGTTGTGGGTAAGGTTCCAAGCGGTGATGTACTTCTGTCCGTACAACGGCGACAGTATCAAAAGCCAGATACTTCCCTGCCATCTAGAGAAAAGAAAGATGCAAAAGATGAATTGTCTACCCTGATGTCGGGTTCCTCATTCGTACCTCTTCCTACGCTGGAAAATGTCGGGCTCTTCCAGTGTACCATTAGCAGATTTCTAACGGCACAAAACACTTCCTCGTAGGTCTTTTGCACATCGACGTCATGGTGCAAAGtccaacaaaaaattatgacaAGACGAAAAGACTCGATCTTCCAACCAACTCTTCAACGGCAAAGATTA is part of the Lucilia cuprina isolate Lc7/37 chromosome 3, ASM2204524v1, whole genome shotgun sequence genome and harbors:
- the LOC111675838 gene encoding neurogenic locus Notch protein; its protein translation is MWLLVKNHTFAKSDIFWIKYLTLFLLIFSILQGISAAGSSCLSVGCKNGGTCITKTNGGSYCNCSSKFVGDYCEFPNPCLTGPGRCQNGGTCQVSYRNDRTLGISCVCPIGYTESLCEIKVPNACDSSPCHHGGTCNLKSLDEYTCACVNGYTGKHCETKNICATSPCRNGGTCTSVSGGTSYKCICPTGFKGNTCIDDVEECNNNPCKHGGTCLNTHGSYQCMCPAGYTGKNCESKYVPCSPSPCQNGGTCRSTGLTYECKCPEGYQGKNCEQNIDDCPGHLCQNGGTCIDGINSYHCACPPNYTGENCEKDVDECAIRPSVCQNGATCTNSQGSYSCICVNGWTGPDCSENIDDCVAAACFYGATCIDGVGSFYCRCTPGKTGLLCHLDDACTSNPCHADAICDTSPINGSYTCSCATGYKGVDCSEDIDECDQGSPCEHNGVCVNTPGSFRCNCSQGFTGPRCETNINECESHPCQNEGSCLDDPGTFRCVCMPGFTGTQCEIDINECQSNPCLNGGICNDMINGFKCSCALGFTGSRCQINIDDCQSQPCRNNGICRDSIAGYTCQCPPGYTGLSCEININDCDSNPCHRGKCIDGDNRFTCVCDPGFTGYLCQTQINECESNPCQYGGHCVDRVGSYMCHCLAGTSGKDCEINVNECHSNPCNNGATCIDGINKYTCQCVPGFTGVHCEININECASNPCANNGVCMDLVNGYKCECPRGFYDPRCLSDVDECASNPCINGGRCEDGINEFICHCPPGYGGKRCENDIDECSSNPCQHGGFCVDELNAFKCQCMPGYTGLKCETNIDDCINNPCANGGTCIDKVNGYKCVCKVPYTGQDCESKLDPCATNRCRNDAKCTPSPNFLDFSCTCKLGYTGRYCDEDIDECKLSTPCRNGATCHNVPGSYRCICAKGYEGHDCAINTDDCAMFPCQNGGTCLDGIGDYTCLCVDGFDGKHCETDINECLSMPCQNGATCRQYVNSYTCTCPLGFSGINCQTNDEDCTESSCMNGGTCIDGINSYNCSCLPGYTGSNCQYKINKCDSQPCQNGATCHENGDEYTCHCSYGYTGKQCTDYVDWCTKSPCENGATCTQVKNQFSCRCAPGWTGKLCDVEMVSCSDAAIRKGVSLEQLCNNGTCKEHGNIHRCYCKQGYTGSYCQQEINECESQPCLNSGTCRDLIGSYACVCRKGFQGQNCELNIDDCSPNPCQNGGTCHDLVNTFSCSCPPGTAGLICEVNENDCKRGSCHNNGTCIDRVGGFECACPPGFVGSRCEGDINECLSNPCSNAGTLDCVQLVNNYHCNCKPGYMGRHCENKVDFCANSPCQNGGICSPKQGGHHCLCTEGFYGKNCEFSGHDCDSNPCQAGACIIDDGGGYRCECPRGTEGRHCERDTMDECTPNPCLQGAACDNLLGDFVCLCPRKWSGKRCESYDPNYPGWENDPSRGASEKYAKDLEYQRAMCVKRGCEQKKGNHVCDPECNTYACNFDGNDCSLGINPWVNCTAPIQCWRVFMDGKCNEDCNNAACLFDGRDCEKKLQPCNPVYDAYCQKHYANGFCDYGCNNAECNWDGLDCENSAEAPNLADGAISVIVLMDLKQFREQQVVFLREMGHHLRTTVRIKKDSMGNDMIFSWKGTQPINDIQNTEFGRKNKILFSERIGQTGIQVYLEIDNRKCTECFYSASEAAEFLAATASKYTLSAKFPIYSVRGVTNPGEDVMDSPTNVKYVTLGIILVVLAFALFGVLVTTQRKRAAGITWFPEGFRTPTINPQRRRRDPTGQEMRNLNKNPSMACMSNDVNMNSGHMGHAPQWSDDESDVPQPKRLRNDHGGYASDHTMVTDYEEADNRVWSQAHLDVADVRSSIMTPPAHQDGKHEVDVRGPCGMTPLMVAAVRGGGIDTGEDIEQSEDATAQVISDLLAQGAELNATMDKTGETSLHLAARYARADAAKRLLDAGADANCQDNTGRTPLHAAVAADAMGVFQILLRNRATNLNARMHDGTTPLILAARLAIEGMVEDLITADADINAADNSGKTALHWAAAVNNTEAVNILLMHHANRDAQDDKDETPLFLAAREGSYEACKALLDNFANREITDHMDRLPRDVASERLHHDIVRLLDEHVPRSPQMIAIAPQTMIASPPPGSQPQMITQPTVIASGKQPSKAAQAKAAKKAKLLEGSPDGLLDNGGSLRRKPSSKKGLGQASKKGSSNNNSNSLTASQLLNGLAGGQTVVQNPGSVENQQQQLLDAALNSVDSPPPTALTSQPSPYDTTSMYSNAMTGGGQGNQHHNDLLGNNNVKHPPSYEDCVKNAQSMQSLVPQQSHDMIKMENYGYSMGSPFHQELMNGNQNGNNGLNGNNMMGGHEQGLSPPYSNQSPPHSVQSNMALSPHAYLGSPSPAKSRPSLPTSPTHMQAMRHATHQKQFCGNNLNTLLGGSGASALQSQNSPNSMNFQTPSSQNSPVSLGIISPTGSDMGIMMAANQQQQQQQQLQQQQQQQQQQQQNKNSAIMQSMQQQQQQQMGGNNNGGPGMDFSSAGLDLNSFCGSPDSFHSGQMNPPSIQSSMSASSPSTANMLSPSSQHNQAFYQYLTPPSQHSGSHTPQHMVQTLDSYPTPSPESPGHWSSSSPRSDWSEGVQSPAANNLYISGGHQANKGSEAIYI